TACTGCGTCCAGACGCTCGATGACGGCGTGAAGAAGGTCGGCGCCGAGGCGCCGGTCCGGGAACTGGCGACGGTGCTTCTGGAGGCACTCGAGGCCGGCGACGAAACGGACGCAAACAACGGAGGTGACTGACATGACTGCCTACGACAACGACATCTGGGTGTACCTGGAATCGGCGGACGGTGCGGTATCGAACGTCAGCTACGAGATCCTCGGGAAGGCAAGGGAGCTCGCAGGAGAGCTCGACACCGGGGTCACCGCAGTCCTGGTGGGTGCCGGAGACGATCTCGACGGGCTCGCGGAGGCGGCGATCGCCCGGGGTGCCGACGGGGTCGTCCAGATCGAACACGACCTGCTCGACGTCTATCGGCCAGAAACGTACGTCGACGCCGTCGAGGAGGCGCTCCGCGAGGGGGACCCCGCCATGTTCCTGTCGCCGGCGACCAACGACGGGATCGGGCTGGCCGGCCGGCTGGCGGTCCGGCTCCACGCCGGGCTCAACGCCGACGTCGTCCGGCTGGAGGTCGACGACGACGGGAGCCTCGTCGGCGGCGTGCCCGCCTTCGCCGGAGGCATCCTCGCGATGGTGAAAGCGAAGGGACGGCCGCAGATGAGCACCGTCCGACCGGGCGTGTTCACCGCGCTCGAGCCCGACGACTCCCGGGAAGGGGATCTCGCGGTTCGCGAGCCCGATCTCTCTGCGGACGACATCCTCACGGAGGTTCTGGATCGGGAGGTCGGCGAGACAGTCGACCTCCCGGGTGCGGACGTCGTCGTCTGTGCCGGCCGCGGGTTCGACGGCGATCTGGAACTGGCACGCGAACTCACTGAGGCGCTCGACGCAACGCTGGGGGTGACTCGTCCCCTCTGTGACGAGGGACTCGTCTCCCGGGAGCGACAGATCGGCTCGACCGGCTACTCCCTGCAGGCGGACGTGGCGATCTGTGCCGGCATCAGCGGCTCGGTGTACTTCACCTCCGGGCTCGACGACGTCGACACCGTTATCGCGGTGAACACCGACCCCGAGGAGCCGATCTTCGATCACGCCGACTACTGCATCGAGGGCGACCTCTTCGAGGTGTTGCCGCCGTTGATCGAACAGCTGGAGGCCGAGGGGGTGATCTCCGCATGACGCTTTCGATCGCGGTTGCGGTGAAGGTCGTCCCCAAACCCGAGGAGGTCACGCTCGACGAGGAGACGATGACGATCGACCGGGAGGACGCCGACTCCCAGCTGGACCCTGCCGCCAAGAACGCCGTCGAACTGGCGCTCCAGTTGAAGGACGCGGCTGCGGAGGCCGGCGAGGACGCCGAGGTGATTGCGGTGTCGATGGGGCCGCCGTTCTTCGAGGAACACCTCCAGGACGTGGTCGCAATGGGCGCCGACGACGCAATCTTGCTCTCCGATCGGGCGTTCGCGGGGGCAGACACCTACCCGACGAGCCGAGTGCTCGCGGCGGGCGTCCGGAAACTCGGTGACGTCGATCTGGTGCTCTGTGGCGAGGAGTCGTCGGACTCCTCGACGGGACAGGTGCCGCCGGGGATCGCCGAGTGGCTCGACGCCGCCCAGGTGATGGCCGTAAGCGAGGCGGAAATCGAGGACGGATCGCTGCATGCGGTCCGGACGAAGGCCGGCGGCGAGGAGACCGTGCGGGTGCCGCTTCCGGCGGTCGCGAGCGTCGAGTACGGCGTCAACGACCCTCGGTTCCCGGACTTCAAGCGCAAGCGGTGGGCCGAAAACGAGTGGGAGCTCACCGTCTACGACGCCGGCGACCTCGATTTGCCCGAGTCGGAACTGGGCCTCGACGGCTCCTACACCGAGGTGGCGGATCTCGAGGCGATCGAAGGCCCAGACCGGCTGGGCGAGTGGGTCGAGGGCGACCCCGAGACGCAGGCCGACGAGATCGCGTCGGTGATCGCACAAGAGCTGTAGCTGCCGCTCCGGACGTGTAATAAATCGGCTCCATTGAATCGCCAGACATCGCCGTAGTAAGTCGTAAAATCGAAGAAGTTGAGGCGAGTGAGTAGCAGTTTGGATGAACCTTACCACCCGCCTCACCGAGGAATTAGTCTCGCTCGCCAAAAGTTATTCCGACGATGCTGAGGAAGCTGCCGCCCCGGAAGGTGGCGGCAGCTTCGCTGAATGGGCGATGATTTCGCTTCACGGCTTGCGAATTTTCCTTGAGAAATCCTACGTGATGACAATCGACCTGTTAGAGACAATGACGCAAATTCTGGAGATTATTGGCCTTGAACCGGACGATCTCCCGGCACCATCCACGTTGAATAAGTGGCTCGACAGGATTGAGATGGCAGTTTGGCGAGTGCTGCTGCGCCACTCGGCGCAGTTGCACAATCCCTCTCCCGACGCTGCCGTTGACGCTACCTACTACGAACGCTCTCCGGCCAGCAAACACTACTGTGACCGCACGAACTACCGCGTTCAGACCATCGAGGCGACGAAACTCGTCGATACAGAGACGCAAGCGATCCTTGACGTACACTGCACCACGACCAGAGAAGGGAGTGACGCCGATGTCTGTGCGCAACTCGCCCGGCGCTACCCGGGCGAGTTACGCACGCTTGCCGCCGATAAGGGCTACGACAGCCAAGAGTTACGCGAGCAACTCCGTGAACTCGGCATCAGACCACTCGTCAAACATCGTGTGTTCGCGCCCTACGATCACGCACACAACGCCCGAATTAACGACGATCTCTACAATCAGCGCTCGATGACCGAAACCGCCAACTCCTCGGTCAAGCGCTCGTACGGCTCGGCCGTCCGAGCGCGTGAATGGTACCGCGAGTTCCGCGAGATTGCCCTGATGTGTCTCGTCTACAACATCAAACGCTACGTCAAACCATGAATTCTAACGTCTTACAGCGATTCAATGGAGCCAATAAATCACAAGAAAACGAAATCACACCACGTCGTCGGAAGACGACGCCGTGAATTCGCAGTTATACGCGATTGACGTTCGTCGCGCGGGGGCCCTTGGGAGCCTGTTCAATATCGAAATCGATCTCGGTTCCTTCGGACAGATCCTCGCCGCCAACGTCTTCCATGTGGAAGAACACGTCGTCGTCGGAGTCGTCAGTCGAGATGAAACCGTAGCCGCCTGTGTCGTTGAAGAAATCAACCTTACCGTTTGCCATTGCAACTAGAGAAAGGCCGGTGACACGGATAAGGGTTGGTATTTGTCCATCAAAAACGAGAAACATTATTTGAAAATATTTTTTTAACCCACTCTGGTGGATGTATGTTCTACATCGGGACTTTTGTGAGGGTGACTATCCGATCTGGTCACAACGCCCGGCCGCTTCCGTGATATCCCAACCACCTCATCCAGTGTCACAACTCGTTCGATCACCGCAGCCCACTTCGACGGACTTTTGCCCATTTCTCTCCTCGATTACATGTGAATCCGACACAAGTCCGGCGGCAGTGGGCGCAACGCTCCGGCGAATATTCCCCGGAGTATTATGCCTACTACGGTCCCAACGAGATGAGCGAGACCGTTCGTCGGCTTCTGGAGTCTCACGTCGGGCGAGAGGCGTCGGTCCTGGAGTTGGGCTGTAGTTCGGGCCGGCACCTGTCATATCTCCACGAGCACGGGTTCAGCGATCTCTCGGGGATCGAAGTCAACGAGGACGCCACGGCCGTGATGGCCGAGGCGTATCCGGCGCTCGCAGCCGATGCAACACTCTATATAAACGCGATCGAGGACGTCATCGACGGTTTCGAGGACGATCAGTTCGACGCCGTCTATTCGATACAGACGCTCCAGCACGTCCATCCTGATTCTGCGTGGATCTTCGACGAACTCGCCCGGATCACGGGTGCGCTCCTCGTCACCATCGAACACGAGGGGTCCGCAGAAAGCGAGGAACACGCCAGCAACGAGGGCTCTGCAGCAAACAAACGGTCCCCAGAAAGCGAGGAACCCGCCGAAATCGACGGAGCGACTGACCTGGACGTGAGCTACGTCAACGACGAATTCCCCATCTACCACCGGAACTGGGGCGAAATCTTCACCGAACGAGGGTTTACAGCGGTCGAGACCGACGCCGAACGGCGGGAAACCGTTCGGGCGTTTCGCGCGCCGTCGATGGACGGAGACGGGACGAGTCGCTGAACCGGGACCTGGAATATCAACACTCGGCCGAATGTTTTTCACCTTGTAAATCACAATTTACGACATGGCGAAGATGATACGCGTCCCGGATGAGTACCACGCGTGGGTGAAGGCACACAACGAGGAGGGTGAGACGATGTTCGAAACCCTTCGTCGCCTGACGCGCGAACCCGAGCCCGAGGAACTCGTCGGGATCCTCTCTTCGGCCGAGGTGGATAAAGCGCGGGAGGCCGCCGAGCGATTCGGCGGGCGTGACGAAGAACGATTGCGGCGGGCACGGGAGGCATTCCGCGAGTGATCCTCGATTCCTCGTATCTCTTCGACGTGATGGACGGGAACCCGAACGCCCTGGAAATCGGAACGCAGCTCACGGACAATGGGGAAATCCAGTGGCTTCCGACACCAGTCGTGGCCGAAGTGTACTACGGTGTCGTATACACCAACAGTGAGGAGGAGCGACGCATTGTTCAGAACGCGCTCATGGGATATCCACGAGTGGACATCACTGAAGAGATGGCGCGGACGGCTAGCAGGCTTCTCGCTGCGGCGGACAGGGAACACGGTGGTGACAGCGGCGTCGAGACGAATGACGCCTATATCGGTGCCGTGGCTCACGAACTCGAGGAACCCGTACTTACGGCCAACCCCGACGATTTCGAGGCGCTCGGGGTCGATACCGAAACTTACTGACCTTCTTCGATGTGAATCGCCGGTCGTCCGGGTTCGGCCTTGCCGGCGACGTCGTCGTCGGCTGCTTCGGCCCGGAGCACGCGCACTGGCGCCTCGAATTCGCGTTCGATCAGCCAGGCGGCTTCCCTGAGCGCCTCGTACTCTCGCTCGGGCGGCAGCGTCAGGGTGAGTGCCTCGCGTTCGGCGTCGAGCTCCTTCCCGAAGTCGGCTGCTGCGTCGCCGTGTTCGCGGATCTCGGCGTCTCCCATCAGCTCGGAGATCAGGTTGTCGGCGTCGCTCTCGACGGCGATTTCGAGCGCCCGGAACTTCCAGTCGGGCGTCACGACGACGTCGATGCGTTCGGGGTCGTCGATTCCGGCGACGTCGACGATCTGTCGGACGTCTTCGCGGGTGTTCGCCACCAGCTTCCGGCGCTCCGTCGCCCCCTCGATGTCGCCGTCGGGTTCTGGCCAGGTGGCGTCGACGAGCAGGCCCTCGTCCACCCAGTCGCTCCCCCCGTCGACGTCGCCGAGTTCGTCGTACAGTTCCTCGGCGAGGTGGGGTGCGACGGGCGCCAGCAGTTTGATCGCGGCCGCCAGCCCGCGCCCCACGGTCGGTGCATGCGTCTCTTCACCCTGCTCTTCGGCGTGTTCGCGGTACTGCCGGATCGTTCGAACGAGCCCCTGTGCCTCCCGGAGGGCGGTGTTGAACGTCAGCGTCTCGTAGTCGGCTGTCGCGGCCTCGATCGTCGCATCGATTTCGCTTTCGACATAATCGGCGACAGGGGTACGGTCGCCGTCCGGACTGGTCGAGACGAACGCCTCGACCTCGCGTTTCAGCCGGGTCAGGAACCGGTAGGTCGACCTGACGCCCTCCTCGCTCCAGTCGAAGTCGCGCTCGGGCTGGGCGGCCTGCATCATGAACAGGCGAGCAGTGTCGGCGCCGTACTCCTCGACGATGCGCTGGGGGGAGACGACGTTGCCCTTCGATTTGGACATCTTCGCTCCCTCCAGCTGGACCATTCCCTGCGCGAGCAGGTTTGTGAACGGCTCGCGGTGCTGTAGCCCCTCGTGATCGGCGAGCACCTTGGTGAAGAACCGCGAGTACAGCAGGTGCATCACGGCGTGTTCGATCCCGCCGACGTACTGGTCGACCGGCATCCAGTCGTTGGCCCGCTCAAGGTCGAACGGCCCCTCCGTCAGGTCGGGGGAGACGTACCGCAGGAAGTACCACGAGGAGTCGACGAACGTGTCCATCGTGTCCGTCTCCCGGACGGCGTCGGCCCCGCAATCTGGACAGGTGGTTTCTTTCCACTCGTCGGCGGCGTCCAGCGGGTTGCCGGTGGTGTTTATAAATTCGGGGAGTTCGACCGGTAGTTCCGCCTCGGGTACCAGCACCGGGCCGCAGTCGTCGCAGTGAACGACCGGGATCGGCGTCCCCCAGTAGCGCTGCCGGGAGATGCCCCAGTCGCGAAGCCGGTACTGGGTCGTCTCCTCGGCGCCGGAGGTGTCTGCAGTGATCTGCTCGCGGGCGGTGTCGCTGTCGAGTCCGGTGTAGTCACCGGAGTTTACGAGCACGCCGTCGTCGGTGAAGGCCCCCTCGCTCACGTCGGGCGCGTCGGGAACCTCGTCGGTCTCCGGCCCCTCCCAGTCGTCGGGTTCCGGCGCGATCACCGGCTCGATCGGGACGCCCTTCTTCGAGGCGAACTCGTGGTCGCGGTGGTCGTGGCCCGGCACGCCCATCAGGGCGCCGGTACCGACGTCCGACAGCACGAAGTCGGCCACGAACACCGGCAGCTCCTCGCCGGTGACGGGGTTTCTCGCGGTCAGGTCGGTTCTGACGCCGTTGGGTTCGTCGCCGTCCGGGTCCGCCTCGTGGTGGACGAACTCGTGGACTGCGTCGTCGGTCTCGATCAGCTCTTCGGTGATCGGGTGATCGGGCGCCAGCGCGAAGAACGTCGCGCCGAAGACGGTGTCGGCACGGGTGGTGAACGCCTCGACGGTGCCGTAGTCGCGCTCCGATCCGTCCGGACCGGTGATCTCGAACGGGAGGGTGGTTCCGTACTGCCGGCCGATCCAGTTCCGTTGCATCTGTCGGACGGAGTCTGGCCATCCCTCCAGCTCGTCGATGTACTCCACGAGCTCGTCGGCGTACTCGGTGATCTTCAGGAACCACTGGGCCAGCTCGCGCGTCTCGACGGGGGTGTCACACCGCCAGCACAGTTCCTCGCCGTTGTGGGCCTCAACCTGTTCGTCGGCCAGGACGGTCTCGCAGTCGGGACACCAGTTCACGTCGGCGTCGCGGCGCTCGACGAGCTCCTCCTCGGCAAAGCGTCGGAACAGCCACTGGTTCCAGCGGTAGTACTCCGGCGTGCAGGTGGTGATCTCGCGGTCCCAGTCGTAGCCAAAGCCCATCGACTCCATCTGTCCTTTCATCGTCTCGATGCAGTCGAACGTCCAGTCGCGGGGGTTGCTGTCCCGCTCCTTGGCGGCGTTTTCGGCGGGGAGGCCGAACGCGTCCCACCCCATCGGGTGCAGCACGTCGTCGCCGCGCATGCGCCGGTACCGGGCGTAGGCGTCGGTGATCGTGTAGTTCCTGACGTGCCCCATGTGGAGTTCCCCGGAGGGGTACGGGTACATCCCGAGGACGTAAGTCGGGTCCTCGGCATCGTCGGGGATCCGGTACGCGTCGGCCTCGTCCCAGGCCTCCTGCCATCGTCGTTCGACCGCTGTGTGGTCGTATCCCTGTTCGGACATGCTTTCGCTTGTACACACGTCCTTCCGTCTTCGCCCTATACCTTTCCATCGAACATCCGTTTCGAACAGCTGTCGCCGGCGTTGCGCCGGAACAACCTCTCGAGTTCACGAGGGGCTGAAGTGACATGTAGGAAACTCTTAACTGGATCGTTTCCTATGTGGTGAGTTGACATGACACTATCTCACACTCGCCGATACGATCCTGCTCGGGTATCCGAGCGCGACGGTCACGCCGTCGTGATCGGGGCCAGCGTCGCAGGGTTGCTGGCGGGACGGGTGTTGTCCGACGGGTTCGCCAGTGTGACGATCATCGACAAGGATTCGCTTCCGGACGAACCAGTAGCCCGGAAGGGGGTGCCCCAGTCGGATCACGCCCACCTGCTGATGGAGGCGGGTCGGGCGACGATCGAGGACCTGTTTCCGGGGTACTGTGAGGACTTGATCGCGGCCGGAGCGCTCCTTCTCGACGGCGCCAGCGACGTCAACCACTATCTCGAGGGGGATTTCATGGCCGACGGCACCGAACGAGTGCCGATGTATGCCGCCAGTCGCCCCCTGTTCGAACAGCAGATCCGCCGCCGTGTCCGTGATTTGTCGGGAGTACGACTGCGAGCGGAGTGTTCGTTTGTCGACTATCTGAGTGACGATGCGGGCGACATCAAGGGGGTAACCGTTTCCGAGGGCGGGACCGAAGACGACATCCACGCCGATCTGGTCGTCGACGCGACTGGGCGAACGAGTCGGACGCCGAACTGGCTCACCGCCCACGGATACGACGCCCCCGACGTGGAAGAGGTGACCGTCGATACGGCCTACAGCACGGGATGGTTCGAGCGGCCGCCAGATAGGCGGTGGTCCATCGCGATGTTGCCCGACGCACCACGAAAGCGGGGATGGGTTGCCATTCCGATCGAGAACGACGAGTGGATTGTCGGCCTCTCGGGGATTCACGGGGTTCGCCCGCCGACCGAGCCCGAAGCGTTCGAGGAGTACATCGCAAACTGTCCGACATCAGTCGGCCGGTGGTTCGTCGAGACCTACGAGTTTGCCGACCGCGAAATCGAACCGTACCCGTTCCCCTCCAACGTCAGGCGGTACTACGAGCGGTTGGACGACTTCCCTGACGGACTGGTCGTCGTGGGCGACGCCATCACGAGTTTCAATCCCATCTACGGGCAGGGAATGTCCGTCGCCGCCCTCGAATCGCTCGTGTTGCACAGTTGTCTGGCGGACGGATATCGATCGGCTATCGCGACCGAGTTTTTCGAGCGCGCCTCACCCATCCTCGACGTCGCCTGGCAGATGGCGATCGGGACGGATTTCGCGTTCGAAGAGACGACGGGATCGAAGCCGACGGGACTGTCGGTCTTCAATCGTTACATGTCCCGTCTCGTCAGAAAGGCACACTCCGATGGCCGGTTACGGACGGCCTTCTATCGCGTGATGATGATGGAACAGCCGCCGACGTCGCTGTTCCGTCCGTCGATCGCCCGCCGCGTCTTGAGTCCGCGCACTCGAACGACCGGTGCATCTGTGGATCCGGCTGCCCTGATGGCATCCGGGAAAACGACACCGGCTCCGGGCGACGATTGAGTACTCCTTCAGCGGCCACTCAAATCCAAGATTGCCCCTCTTCGACCGTGCTCTCGCCGAGTTTCGTGATCATTTTTCGCGGAAGGATCCGTACGGCCTGGGCACCGTACGTTGCAAACGTCGAGGGGAACACGATACGCTCACCGTTTTGCAGTCCGTCCCATCCCGCTTTCGCTACGGTTCGCGGATCGTTCGTGATCCCGTCCATCGTATTGCTGTCATCGACGTTCCCTCGATCGGCGTATTCAGTTTCTACGACCCCGGGACACAGCGCCGTCACGGTTATCCCCTCGTCTTCGAGTTCGTGTGCGACCGCACGGGAAAAGGACAACACGTACGACTTCGTCGCTGCATAGACTGCCTTCTTGGGGATCGGATACAGCGCCGCTAACGACGCAGTATTCAGTATGGCACCGTCGCCGCGGGTGCTCATCTCCCGGCCGAAGAGCTTCGTGAGCTCCGTGAGTGTGACCGTATTCAGCTGCATCATTCCCTGTTCGGCCTCTCGGTCCGTCTCGAGAAAATCACCGTAATTCGGGATCCCCGCGTTGTTGACGAGCGTGTGTATCTCGAGGCCTTCATCCTGAACCGATTCGAACAACGTCTCGGCTGCGTTCTGAACTGCGAGATCCTGCGAGATCACCGTCGTTCGAACCCCGTGTTTCTTCTCCAGTTTATCCGCGAGTTCCCGGAGCCGTTCTTCGCGGCGGGCTGTGAGGACGACATCGTATCCGTCGCCGGCTGCGACGTCTGCGAGCTCCCACCCGATTCCACTCGACGCACCGGTCACAAGTGCCGTCCGAGACTGCGTGTCAGTTTCTGCCATGGACGCTTCCAACTTTTGTAACTTAAAAGATCTTTTCCCCGGCCACGCCAGCGGGACGCCCATGGGCCACCGCGACCCGGTTGAAACCACCGCTACCGGTATCTCAAACGGCCGTTTGTGCTATCGCTACTTTAAGTGGGTATTCGCCCCCATGGTCGACCATGAGGCGCAGAGAACTGCTCGCGGCAGGCGGTACCGTTGCGGCAATCACACTTGCGGGCTGTGCCGGCACCAGCGCCGACGACGGCCCGAACGACGCCGACGGGACCGGCAACCCGTCGGTCGAGGACGTGGACGCAAGCGGCACCACCAGAACCGTGATCGTCACCAACTCCGGCGAGGTATCTGACGATCCTGACATGGCCGTGCTGCGGGCCGGTGTCGAGTCGCGGGCCGACACCGCTCCCGAGGCGCGCGACGAGATCGCGACAAAGGCCGAAGAGCTGATCGACGCGCTCGTCGCGTACGGCATCGACGAGGACGACATCACCACCCGGCGATACTACATCCGCGACCGGCTCGACCGGCAGGCGATGGACGAGGACGGCGCCCGCCCCGGCGATCCCGACTTTGACGAAGAAGACTACACCTACTACCAGGGAAGCCACGACTTCGAGATCGAGATCCACGACGTCGACGCCGTCGGTGAGGTGATCGACGTCGCGATCGACGCCGGCGCCGACGATGTCGGGCGAGTGACGTACACGCTCTCGGACGACAAGCAGGCTGACCTCCGGGAGGAGGCGCTCCGTCAGGCGATCGAGGAAGCCCGGTCGGAGGCGGACACGATCGCCGACGAGGTGGGGGCAGAGATCCTCGAGGCGACCGTCGTCGACGCGTCCGAGGGACGAGTCTCCCCGGTTCGACGCGACGCCATGATGGTCGCCGAGGCGCCAGAGCCGACGCCGGCACCCGACGAGGAGCCCGCTACCGGGATCGAAACCGGTGAGGTGACGGTCACCGCCGAGGTTCGGATCCAGTACGAGATGGCCTAACCCGGATTCGATCCGAAGCGCGGCTAGAACTTCTCGAGAAGTCCCTCGTAGAACGCCGCGTCCGACTCGCCGGCGAGCTTTTCGACGATCAGCTCCGGCGTCGACCGCGCGAGGTGGTTTCGGACTGGCGACCGCTCGACGACGAGTTCGCCGTCCTCCAGCCCGACCGCCTCGATCCCGTCGACGGCGATCGAGAAGTCGGCTGCCTCCCGGATCTCCCGGGCCAGGTGAGAGACGAAGACGGCGGTCGCGTCCTGTCGATCGAGCTCCTCCAGGATGCCGGCGACGATCTTCGCGCTCGCGCCCGGTTCGGTGATGGATTCGAGTTCGTCGACGAGCACCAGCCGGCCGTCGGCGCCATCGGCGAGTTCGCCGAACTCCCGGAGCGTCGATTCGAACGCCCCGGCGTCCAGCGTTCCCTGTGATTTGGCGTAGTAGTCGAGCCCGGAAAACCGGCGGAGTCGCGCCTCCTCGGCCGGCACCGGCAGCCCCATCTGTGCGAGGATCGTCAAAAGCGCCAGCAGATCCAGCGTCGAGGTCTTGCCGCCGGAGTTGACCCCCGAAAGCAGCGTTACTCCCGAGACGCCGTAGTCGACCGGCTCTACCGACTCGAAGGCGACGTCCAGCAGCGGGGATCGGCCACCGACCACCTCGATCCCGGGGGATTCCGCCGAGTCGGCGCCACGATCGCCGAGTTCGTCGTCGAGGAACGTCGGCATCGTGCAGTCGAACTCCCGGTAAAAGCGCGACACAGCCAGCTCGACGTCCAGCTCCAGCGCGTCGGCGACGAGCGTCTCGACGGGCTCGCGAAGCGCCGAGAGCTCGGCTGCAAGCTCCGACTTCAGCCGGGCGGCCCGCCGATCGCGCGCAGCCGAAAGCTCCGTACGGAGCCGGGAGACTGCCTCCTCGTTGCGCTCGACCGGGAACGTCGGCTCCCCGCCGAACACGCGTTCGGCAAGCTCCGGCTCGCCGTCCGACAGCGCCAGCGCATCTGCGAGATGTTCCCGCGCCTTCCGGATCGCCTCCTCGTACTCCTCGTGGAGCTCCCGGGAGAGCAGCGAGTCCACGCGGGCGCCCTGCTCGACTAGCGAGAGGAAGTCGCGTCCCTCGATGGTGACGTCCCGCTCGCCGATGGCCGCCCGGAGATGGTCGTTGGCGACCGATTCGGCGGTGCCGACCGCCGCGTCGAGGTCGTCGACCGCCCGCGAAAGTCGATCGAGCTCCCCGTCGCCGACGACAGTACCGTCGTCGTCGACCTGCGAGAGCGCCCCGCGAAGCCGTTCGGGGTCGACGGCCGGCTCGAGGTCGGCCGCCTCGTGGACCCGGAGGGCGGCCTGCAGCGCCCCCCGATTGTGCGCGAAGAAGGTCAGCAGCCGTTCGGGGACGATCTCTGCGGTCGTCTCGAGGTCCACGCTCCGGCCGTCCGACTCGGAACCGAGCTGAACGTCCGTCCGAACCTGCACGTCGCCGGCGACGTCCATCCCCGCGAACGCCTCGTCGAGCACGATCACCGTCGAGTAGGACCGGGCCAGCTCCGCGACGTCCTGTCTGTCCTCGATCACCTCGATGGACAGCTCCGGGAACCGTCGCTGTGCGGCTGCGTACCGCTCTGCGTCGGCGGTCGCGAGACTCCGCTCGCGCACACGGACCGGCGAGGGTGTCTCCAGCGGCTGTACTCCCTCGAGCGCCGTCGAGATGGCCGGATCCGGCTCCCGTTTGATCGCCTGCCGGGTGAACTCCCGGACCTCCGAGATTCGGGAGGGAGCGACGCTCGGATAGAACGTCTCCAGACGCTTTTCGGCATAGTCCGTCTCGGCTCGCTCTTTGAGCAACCCGAGCGCGTCCCGGTAGATCTCACGGGCGCGATCGGTCGCGAGAAAGCCCCCATCGTCGCCGTGCTGTCGCCGGATCGCACCGCGGGCGATCGCGGCGGCCCGCCCCTCCGAGATGCCGGGGGCGCGGGCGATCGCGGCGACGTCGCCCTCCCGGAGCGCACGCTCGGGGTCCTCGAGCTGTGAAAGCGCCGACGCGGTCTTCTCCCCGACGCCCGGCACGTCCTCGAGCTCCATCTATCCCCCCGTTACCGCGGGCACCGACAAAAGGATGCGGGTGGCCGGTCCGGAGCCCGCCCCGGCCGGTCGTGGCACAGTTTTTTGCCGGCTCCCGCCGACCCACGACTGTGAACTGGGGGATCCTGCTCGCCGGACTGGTCGCTGCCGCACTACTCTCGGCTGTCGTCTACTACGATGCGCGCTCCGTCCCCGTTTCTCGACCGCGACTCCTCGCTTCGGTGGTCTTCGCGAGCCTCGGCGGAGCAGCCACGCTGGCTGCGGTCTTTCCGGAGATCCCGCCGGCCGGGCTGCTGGTGGTCGCCATGATCGGCCCCGCAGTGTACCTCTTCGAGCGGGAGGACGCCCGC
The Halalkaliarchaeum desulfuricum DNA segment above includes these coding regions:
- a CDS encoding NAD(P)/FAD-dependent oxidoreductase, translating into MTLSHTRRYDPARVSERDGHAVVIGASVAGLLAGRVLSDGFASVTIIDKDSLPDEPVARKGVPQSDHAHLLMEAGRATIEDLFPGYCEDLIAAGALLLDGASDVNHYLEGDFMADGTERVPMYAASRPLFEQQIRRRVRDLSGVRLRAECSFVDYLSDDAGDIKGVTVSEGGTEDDIHADLVVDATGRTSRTPNWLTAHGYDAPDVEEVTVDTAYSTGWFERPPDRRWSIAMLPDAPRKRGWVAIPIENDEWIVGLSGIHGVRPPTEPEAFEEYIANCPTSVGRWFVETYEFADREIEPYPFPSNVRRYYERLDDFPDGLVVVGDAITSFNPIYGQGMSVAALESLVLHSCLADGYRSAIATEFFERASPILDVAWQMAIGTDFAFEETTGSKPTGLSVFNRYMSRLVRKAHSDGRLRTAFYRVMMMEQPPTSLFRPSIARRVLSPRTRTTGASVDPAALMASGKTTPAPGDD
- a CDS encoding SDR family NAD(P)-dependent oxidoreductase, whose product is MAETDTQSRTALVTGASSGIGWELADVAAGDGYDVVLTARREERLRELADKLEKKHGVRTTVISQDLAVQNAAETLFESVQDEGLEIHTLVNNAGIPNYGDFLETDREAEQGMMQLNTVTLTELTKLFGREMSTRGDGAILNTASLAALYPIPKKAVYAATKSYVLSFSRAVAHELEDEGITVTALCPGVVETEYADRGNVDDSNTMDGITNDPRTVAKAGWDGLQNGERIVFPSTFATYGAQAVRILPRKMITKLGESTVEEGQSWI
- a CDS encoding SIMPL domain-containing protein, with the translated sequence MRRRELLAAGGTVAAITLAGCAGTSADDGPNDADGTGNPSVEDVDASGTTRTVIVTNSGEVSDDPDMAVLRAGVESRADTAPEARDEIATKAEELIDALVAYGIDEDDITTRRYYIRDRLDRQAMDEDGARPGDPDFDEEDYTYYQGSHDFEIEIHDVDAVGEVIDVAIDAGADDVGRVTYTLSDDKQADLREEALRQAIEEARSEADTIADEVGAEILEATVVDASEGRVSPVRRDAMMVAEAPEPTPAPDEEPATGIETGEVTVTAEVRIQYEMA
- a CDS encoding helix-hairpin-helix domain-containing protein, coding for MELEDVPGVGEKTASALSQLEDPERALREGDVAAIARAPGISEGRAAAIARGAIRRQHGDDGGFLATDRAREIYRDALGLLKERAETDYAEKRLETFYPSVAPSRISEVREFTRQAIKREPDPAISTALEGVQPLETPSPVRVRERSLATADAERYAAAQRRFPELSIEVIEDRQDVAELARSYSTVIVLDEAFAGMDVAGDVQVRTDVQLGSESDGRSVDLETTAEIVPERLLTFFAHNRGALQAALRVHEAADLEPAVDPERLRGALSQVDDDGTVVGDGELDRLSRAVDDLDAAVGTAESVANDHLRAAIGERDVTIEGRDFLSLVEQGARVDSLLSRELHEEYEEAIRKAREHLADALALSDGEPELAERVFGGEPTFPVERNEEAVSRLRTELSAARDRRAARLKSELAAELSALREPVETLVADALELDVELAVSRFYREFDCTMPTFLDDELGDRGADSAESPGIEVVGGRSPLLDVAFESVEPVDYGVSGVTLLSGVNSGGKTSTLDLLALLTILAQMGLPVPAEEARLRRFSGLDYYAKSQGTLDAGAFESTLREFGELADGADGRLVLVDELESITEPGASAKIVAGILEELDRQDATAVFVSHLAREIREAADFSIAVDGIEAVGLEDGELVVERSPVRNHLARSTPELIVEKLAGESDAAFYEGLLEKF